In one window of Miscanthus floridulus cultivar M001 chromosome 12, ASM1932011v1, whole genome shotgun sequence DNA:
- the LOC136498386 gene encoding elicitor-responsive protein 3-like encodes MAQGTLEVLLVGAKGLENTDYLSNMDPYALLQCRSHEQKSSVASGKGCEPEWNETFVFTVSDGATELFIKLLDSDDGTNDDFVGEATIPLEAVYTEGSIPPAVYSVVKDEEYRGEIKVGLTFTPEVSEDKSDSSYRCITAVHQ; translated from the exons ATGGCGCAGGGGACGCTGGAGGTGCTGCTCGTCGGAGCCAAGGGCCTCGAGAACACCGACTACCTGA GTAACATGGATCCCTACGCGCTTCTGCAATGCCGCTCCCATGAGCAGAAGAGCAGCGTTGCATCTG GCAAAGGATGTGAACCTGAATGGAACGAAACCTTTGTGTTCACCGTCTCCGATGGCGCAACAGAGCTATTCATCAAGCTCCTGGACAGTGACGATGGCACGAATGACGACTTTGTTGGTGAAGCAAC GATTCCTCTGGAAGCAGTTTATACAGAAGGAAGCATCCCTCCAGCTGTTTACAGTGTTGTGAAAGACGAAGAATACCGCGGAGAAATCAAAGTTGGTCTCACATTCACTCCAGAG GTTTCTGAGGATAAATCGGATTCTTCCTATCGATGTATTACTGCAGTTCATCAGTGA
- the LOC136496407 gene encoding probable galacturonosyltransferase-like 3 has protein sequence MRILAVVLLAAACAAAAGGGGELPEFREAPAFRNGAACAGAPTIHIAMTLDATYLRGSLAGVLSVLRHAACPESIAFHFVASSASPTRRLASLHRALAAAFPTLPATVHRFDARLVRGKISSSVRRALDQPLNYARIYLADLLPRSVSRVLYLDSDLLVVDDVARLWATDLGPDAALAAPEYCHANFTSYFTDAFWRHPEYAAVFANRTRVPCYFNTGVMVIDLDRWRSGGYTAKLEYWMEVQKQEARIYELGSLPPFLLVFAGEVKAVEHRWNQHGLGGDNVAGQCRELHPGPVSLLHWSGKGKPWLRLDAGRPCPLDALWAPYDLLRRRGARDDLLAAVA, from the coding sequence ATGCGCATCCTCGCCGTGGTCCTCCTCGCCGCAgcgtgcgcggcggcggccggaGGCGGCGGGGAGCTTCCGGAGTTCCGGGAGGCTCCGGCGTTCCGCAACGGCGCGGCCTGCGCGGGCGCGCCGACGATCCACATCGCGATGACGCTGGACGCCACCTACCTGCGGGGCTCCCTCGCCGGCGTCCTCTCCGTGCTCCGCCACGCCGCCTGCCCGGAGTCCATCGCCTTCCACTTCGTCGCCTCCTCGGCCTCCCCAACGCGCCGCCTCGCCTCGCTCCACCGCGCGCTGGCGGCCGCCTTCCCGACGCTCCCGGCCACCGTGCACCGCTTCGACGCACGCCTCGTCCGGGGCAAGATCTCCTCCTCCGTCCGGCGCGCGCTCGACCAGCCCCTCAACTACGCCCGCATCTACCTCGCGGACCTCTTGCCGCGCTCCGTCTCCCGCGTGCTCTACCTCGACTCCGACCTCCTCGTGGTCGACGACGTCGCCCGCCTCTGGGCCACCGACCTCGGCCCCGACGCCGCCCTCGCTGCCCCCGAGTACTGCCACGCCAACTTCACCTCCTATTTCACCGACGCGTTCTGGCGCCACCCCGAGTACGCCGCCGTCTTCGCCAACCGGACGCGCGTCCCCTGCTACTTCAACACCGGGGTCATGGTCATCGACCTGGACAGGTGGCGCTCCGGTGGGTACACCGCGAAGCTGGAATACTGGATGGAGGTGCAGAAGCAGGAGGCCAGGATTTACGAGCTGGGCTCCCTCCCGCCGTTCCTCCTGGTGTTCGCCGGCGAGGTGAAGGCCGTGGAGCACCGGTGGAACCAGCACGGGCTCGGCGGCGACAACGTGGCGGGGCAGTGCCGGGAGCTGCACCCCGGCCCGGTCAGCCTGCTGCACTGGAGCGGGAAGGGGAAGCCGTGGCTACGGCTGGACGCCGGGCGGCCGTGCCCGCTCGACGCGCTCTGGGCGCCCTACGACCTCCTTCGCCGCCGCGGCGCCCGGGACGAcctcctcgccgccgtcgccTGA